A genomic window from Gossypium hirsutum isolate 1008001.06 chromosome D12, Gossypium_hirsutum_v2.1, whole genome shotgun sequence includes:
- the LOC107946374 gene encoding magnesium transporter MRS2-5 — protein MEESQGDFLPSDVPESTSSNNCERNTSSAHSNRRSGFPGVKKRGHSSRSWIKIDQDGNVKILELDKAKIMRQCSLPSRDLRLLDPLFIYPSTILGREKAIVVSLEQIRCIITAEEVILMNSLDINVVQYKSELCKRLQAKKDQSDDLPFEFRALELALELTCMSLDVKVKELEMEIYPVLDELASSINTLNLERVRRLKGHLLTLTQRVQKVRDELEHLMDDDGDMAEMYLTEKKLRSEGNTPHEINPLTNFSGGTRQVSKSAPVSPIASTSGAPRLQRAFSSIVTASKQGSLTSSHGGDNIEQLEMLLEAYFVVIDHTLSKLLSLKEYIDDTEDLINIKLGNVQNHLIQFELLLTAATFVATLFAAVAGVFGMNFAASIFDYPSAFSWVLIITGAGCGLLYFSFLLYFKYKKIFPL, from the exons ATGGAAGAATCACAGGGGGATTTTCTTCCATCTGACGTTCCTGAATCTACATCTTCCAATAACTGTGAAAGGAATACTTCAAGTGCACATTCAAATCGTAGGTCTGGCTTTCCAGGTGTGAAGAAGAGAGGACACAGCAGTCGCTCATGGATAAAGATTGACCAAGATGGGAATGTGAAGATTTTGGAACTTGATAAAGCTAAAATAATGAGACAGTGTTCTTTGCCATCCAGGGACCTAAGGCTTTTGGACCCTTTGTTTATTTATCCTTCAACAATATTAGGAAGGGAGAAGGCTATTGTGGTCAGTCTTGAGCAAATAAGATGCATAATCACAGCTGAGGAGGTTATCTTGATGAACTCTTTGGACATAAATGTTGTCCAATATAAGTCTGAATTATGCAAGCGTCTTCAGGCAAAGAAAGACCAATCTG ATGACCTGCCATTTGAATTTAGGGCTCTGGAACTGGCATTGGAACTAACTTGCATGTCACTTGATGTAAAG GTGAAAGAACTGGAAATGGAGATATATCCAGTGCTAGATGAACTAGCATCATCCATTAATACTCTTAACCTGGAGCGTGTTCGAAGGTTAAAAGGTCACCTCCTTACATTAACCCAGCGAGTTCAGAAG GTTCGAGATGAATTAGAGCATCTTATGGATGATGATGGTGACATGGCTGAGATGTACCTCACAGAGAAAAAACTAAGGTCAGAGGGCAACACCCCCCATGAAATAAATCCTCTAACTAATTTTTCTGGTGGGACCAGACAAGTTTCAAAATCTGCTCCTGTTTCACCAATAGCATCGACCAGTGGAGCTCCAAGATTGCAAAGGGCATTTAGCAGTATCGTGACTGCAAGTAAACAAGGAAGCTTAACTAGTTCACATGGTGGGGATAATATTGAGCAACTTGAAATGTTACTCGAGGCATACTTTGTTGTCATTGATCATACTCTTAGCAAGTTGTTATCG CTGAAAGAGTACATTGATGACACTGAAGATCTGATCAACATTAAATTG GGCAATGTCCAGAACCATCTGATTCAATTTGAGTTACTTCTCACTGCGGCGACTTTTGTAGCCACATTATTCGCTGCTGTAGCAGGTGTGTTTGGAATGAACTTTGCAGCTTCGATTTTTGACTACCCGTCTGCATTTAGTTGGGTTCTCATTATAACAGGTGCTGGATGTGGGTTATTGTACTTTTCTTTCTTGTTGTATTTCAAGTACAAGAAAATATTCCCATTGTAA